The DNA region CTCCGGTGCGAGTATCCGGGCGCTGGCCGAGGAAACGGGCCGCTCCTACGGATTCGTCCACCGGATGCTCAGCGAGTCCGGAGTCACGCTGCGGGGACGCGGCGGAGCGACTCGGGGCAAGAAGGCCGCTTCGGCCTGACGGCGGGCGCGTTCCGGGGTCGTGTACCGGCCCCGGGGGCCCACCGGAACACCGGGTGGCCACCCGGCCGACCGTCAGGTCGTCCGGGTGGTTACTGTTCAGTTACTTGCCAGTAAGTGCTGACTGCACCCGATCCGGAGGCGCTCCATGACCTCGCTCGACCCTGTGCTCGACAAGGACGGCGTACGGCTCACCGTCGATGACGCGGTTGCCACGGTGACGCTCACCAATCCGGCCAAGCGCAACGCCCAGTCTCCCGCTCTGTGGCGGGCGTTGGCAGAGACCGGACGGGCGATCCCCGGCACCGTGCGGGTCGTGGTGCTGCGCAGTGAGGGCACGTCCTTCTCCGCGGGCCTCGACCGGCAGGCGTTCACCCCTGAGGGGTTCGACGGCGAGCCGTCCTTCCTCGACATGGCGCGCGGCTCGGAGACCGAGCTCGACGCGACCATCGCCGAGTACCAGGAGGCGTTCACCTGGTGGCGCCGCAACGACATCGTGTCCGTCGCGGCCGTCCAGGGACACGCGATCGGTGCCGGCTTCCAGCTCGCCCTCGCCTGCGACCTCCGGATCGTCGCCGACGACGTGCAGTTCGCCATGCGCGAGACCAGCCTCGGTCTGGTTCCCGACCTCACGGGCACCCACCCCCTGGTGGGTCTCGTGGGCTATGCCCGCGCGCTCGAGATCTGCGCCACCGGGCGCTTCGTGCACGCCGAGGAGGCCGAGCGCACCGGCCTGGCCAACCTCGTCGTCCCCGCCGGCCAGCTCGACGCGGCAGCCCGTGACCTGGCCGCCGCGCTGCTGGCCGCTCCGCGTGACGCGGTGGTCGAGACCAAGGCCCTGCTGAGCGGCGCCTGCGCGCGTACGTTCGAGGAGCAGCGCGCCGCCGAGCGCGCCGCCCAGGGCCGCCGGCTGCGGGACCTCGCAGGCGTCACCGACTGAGACGGCGGTGACCGGACCCGCCCCCGGGGGCGGGTCCGGTCACCCCCGGTCCGGGTCCACCACGGCCGTGACGAGTACGGCGACCGCCGGACGGCCCTCCACGGCCCCGCTCACGGCCTCGCGCACCGCCCGGGCCACGTCGAGCGCCCTGTGGTCCCCGGCCGTCGCCAGTTCCACCCGGACGTACCCCGGCCCCGAGTGCACCGGGCTGCCCAGTGCCCGGGTGAGGCAGACGACCCCCGGGACCCCGGCGGCCGCCGTTCCCGCGGCTCCGTCCGCCTCGGCGGCGCGCGCCTCGGCCGGTTCCGGTGCGGCCCGCTCGGGCTCCTCGTCCAGCAGCTCGGTCACCCGCAGATCCACCTCGTCGACCACGAGGCCGAGCCGTTCGGCCGCCGCCAGCAGCACCGCACGCAGCGCGTCCGCGGTGGCGGGCAGGGGCCGCCGTGCCGTGGCGGCGAAGGCGGCCTCGATCCGCAGCGGCCCCGGCGGCAGTGCGCTGGGTGGCCCGGGCACCACCGGCTCCGGCGCGTTGTCCGGGTCGGCCGGAGCGATCCTGAGCGGGCCCAGTACCGCCCCCGAACCGGCCACGGCGTCCCGCAGGACCGCTGCCGCCGCCCGTTCCGCGATCCAGGACCCGTCGGCGGGTTCGCCCAGAGGAAGCAATCGGCCCAGGCCGAGTCGTTGGCGTACTGCTGCGGTCCATCCGTCGGCCCGGTTTGGGCTGTCAGCCGTTGTCATTGCCTCAGCCTGCCGTATCCACGGCGCGAGATGGGGCAAGCACACATAATGTGGGCAACGGAAGTCCAACCCTGCCCCCGAAGGGAAGAGCGGCGATGACCGAGAGCCCGCAGCGGAACCGGCCCGACAACCCCGGAAGCTTGTCCGGCGGGGAGGACGGCCGCCATAGTCCGCTCACCAAGCGTGGCGGGGGAGCCCCCGCCACCCGCGGCCGCACCACCATCGCCGACGGTGTGGTCGAGAAGATCGCCGGAATGGCCGCACGTGACGTCGGCGGTGTCCACGCGATGGGCAGCGGCATGTCACGTACGTTCGGCGCGGTACGCGACCGTGTCCCCGGCGGCGGCAAGTCCGTGACCCGCGGCGTCAAGGCCGAGGTGGGCGAGTCGCAGGCCGCCCTCGACCTGGAGATCGTCGTCGAGTACGGCGTGGCCATCGCCGACGTCGCCGGTGACGTGCGGGAGAACGTCATCGCGGCGGTCGAGCGCATGACCGGCCTCGAGGTCGTCGAGGTCAACATCGCCGTCAGCGACGTCAAACTGCCCGACGAGGAGGACGACGAGGAAGAGCCCGAGTCACGCGTGCAGTAACGCCCGTCCCCGAGGCAGTTGAGGAGCACAGATGAGCATGGCTGTGGTCGGCTTGATCGCCGGCATGGCACTCGGCTTCGCCGGGTACTTCGGCGGATTCGGCGCGTTCCTGCTGGTCGCCGCACTGGGGGCCGTCGGCTTCATCGCCGGCCGCTTCCTGGACGGCGACCTGGAGCCCGGCGACTTCTTCCGGAGTCGCGAGCGCGGCGACCGGCGACGGTGACGGCGGTGACGGACCGGGTCCCCGCCGTCGGCCGCGGGGAGACCCGGATCGCCGACCGGGTCGTGGCAAAGATCGCGGCCCAGGCCGCCAGGGAGGCGGTCGACGAGCCGTCGAGGGCCGGCAAGCCGCCGCGCGCCACGGTCACCGTGCACCGGGAGACCGCCCGGGTGCGCGTCAGCCTGGAACTCGGCTACCCCGGTGACATCGGCCGTCAGTGCGGGGCGGTGCGTCGCCGCGTCGCCGAACGGGTAAGAGCACTCGCGGGGATGGAGGTGCCCGAAGTGTCGGTGCAGGTCGAGCGGCTGCACCGCGCGGAAGCGGGCACACCGCCCCGGAGGGGAGCATCGGATGAGTGAGCCCCACGACCCGTCGGACAGCACGCAGCGCCTGCCCACGAGCGGGCCCGCGGAGTCCGGCGGCGCAGTCGGCACGGTCGGGTCCGGATCGGGCTCGACCTACGAATCCGCGCCACCGGCCGGTCGGACCGGCGGA from Streptomyces sp. B1I3 includes:
- a CDS encoding helix-turn-helix domain-containing protein gives rise to the protein MAETLKKGSRVTGAARDKLAADLKKKYDSGASIRALAEETGRSYGFVHRMLSESGVTLRGRGGATRGKKAASA
- a CDS encoding Asp23/Gls24 family envelope stress response protein, which translates into the protein MTESPQRNRPDNPGSLSGGEDGRHSPLTKRGGGAPATRGRTTIADGVVEKIAGMAARDVGGVHAMGSGMSRTFGAVRDRVPGGGKSVTRGVKAEVGESQAALDLEIVVEYGVAIADVAGDVRENVIAAVERMTGLEVVEVNIAVSDVKLPDEEDDEEEPESRVQ
- a CDS encoding enoyl-CoA hydratase/isomerase family protein; this encodes MTSLDPVLDKDGVRLTVDDAVATVTLTNPAKRNAQSPALWRALAETGRAIPGTVRVVVLRSEGTSFSAGLDRQAFTPEGFDGEPSFLDMARGSETELDATIAEYQEAFTWWRRNDIVSVAAVQGHAIGAGFQLALACDLRIVADDVQFAMRETSLGLVPDLTGTHPLVGLVGYARALEICATGRFVHAEEAERTGLANLVVPAGQLDAAARDLAAALLAAPRDAVVETKALLSGACARTFEEQRAAERAAQGRRLRDLAGVTD
- a CDS encoding iron-sulfur cluster assembly protein — translated: MTAVTDRVPAVGRGETRIADRVVAKIAAQAAREAVDEPSRAGKPPRATVTVHRETARVRVSLELGYPGDIGRQCGAVRRRVAERVRALAGMEVPEVSVQVERLHRAEAGTPPRRGASDE